Proteins encoded within one genomic window of Couchioplanes caeruleus:
- a CDS encoding cystathionine beta-synthase: MRYYDNVVEIIGDTPLVRLRSVTDGIAATVLAKVEYFNPGGSVKDRIALRMVEDAEKAGILKEGGTIVEPTSGNTGVGLALVAQLRGYRCIFVCPDKVSEDKQNVLRAYGAEVVVCPTAVAPEDPRSYYNVSDRLAREIPGAWKPNQYSNPANPRSHYEETGPELWKQTEGRITHFVAGVGTGGTISGVGRYLKEQGSVKVIGADPEGSVYSGGTGRPYLVEGVGEDFWPTTYDREVCDEIIEVSDSDSFDMTRRLAREEGLLVGGSCGMAVVAALEVARKAGPDDVVVVLLPDGGRGYLSKIFNDNWMARYGFLSTGDGAPTVATALEAKGGTMPPLVHVHPTETVRDAIDYMREYGVSQLPVLKAEPPVVTGEVAGSISEKALLDALFTGQAHLHDTIERHMGESLPMIGGGQPVSEAVALLEKADAAMVLIDGKPAGVLTRQDLLAHLS; the protein is encoded by the coding sequence GTGCGGTACTACGACAACGTCGTCGAGATCATCGGGGATACCCCCCTCGTCCGGCTGCGTAGCGTCACCGACGGCATCGCGGCGACCGTTCTCGCCAAGGTGGAGTACTTCAACCCCGGTGGATCCGTCAAGGACCGGATCGCGCTGCGCATGGTCGAGGACGCCGAGAAGGCCGGCATTCTCAAAGAGGGCGGCACGATCGTCGAGCCGACCAGCGGCAACACCGGAGTGGGGCTGGCGCTGGTCGCCCAGCTCCGCGGATACCGGTGCATCTTCGTCTGCCCCGACAAGGTCAGCGAGGACAAGCAGAACGTGCTGCGGGCGTACGGTGCGGAGGTGGTCGTCTGCCCGACCGCCGTGGCCCCCGAGGACCCGCGGTCCTACTACAACGTCTCCGACCGGCTCGCCCGCGAGATCCCCGGCGCCTGGAAGCCGAACCAGTACAGCAACCCGGCGAACCCGCGCTCGCACTACGAGGAGACCGGGCCCGAGCTGTGGAAGCAGACCGAGGGGCGGATCACCCACTTCGTGGCGGGCGTCGGCACCGGCGGCACGATCAGCGGCGTCGGGCGTTACCTCAAGGAGCAGGGCAGCGTCAAGGTCATCGGGGCCGACCCCGAGGGCTCGGTCTACTCCGGCGGCACCGGCCGGCCGTACCTCGTCGAGGGCGTCGGTGAGGACTTCTGGCCGACCACCTACGACCGCGAGGTCTGCGACGAGATCATCGAGGTCTCCGACTCGGACTCGTTCGACATGACCCGCCGCCTCGCCCGCGAGGAAGGCCTGCTCGTCGGCGGGAGCTGCGGCATGGCGGTGGTCGCCGCCCTCGAGGTGGCCCGCAAGGCCGGCCCGGACGACGTCGTCGTGGTCCTGCTCCCGGACGGCGGCCGCGGCTACCTGTCCAAGATCTTCAACGACAACTGGATGGCCCGCTACGGCTTCCTGTCCACGGGCGACGGCGCGCCGACCGTGGCCACGGCGCTGGAGGCCAAGGGCGGGACGATGCCGCCGCTGGTCCACGTCCACCCGACCGAGACCGTCCGCGACGCCATCGACTACATGCGCGAGTACGGCGTCAGCCAGCTCCCGGTGCTCAAGGCGGAGCCGCCGGTCGTGACCGGCGAGGTGGCGGGTTCGATCTCGGAGAAGGCGCTGCTGGACGCGCTCTTCACGGGCCAGGCGCACCTGCACGACACGATCGAGCGGCACATGGGTGAGTCGCTTCCGATGATCGGCGGCGGCCAGCCGGTGAGCGAGGCGGTCGCGCTGCTCGAAAAGGCGGACGCGGCGATGGTCCTCATCGACGGCAAGCCGGCGGGTGTTCTTACTCGCCAGGATCTTTTGGCGCACTTGAGCTGA
- a CDS encoding S1C family serine protease encodes MDTEHTDVEGRALDAYSRVVTGVAAALLPSVAALGVRTARGAGAGSAVTFTDDGFLITNAHVVAGATGGTATFADGTETRFEVAGADALSDLAVVRVHHPSAPAAPLGDADGLRIGQLVVAVGNPMGLAGSVTAGVVSGLGRSLPARDGRRVRIIDDVIQTDAALNPGNSGGALADATGTVVGVNTAVAGYGLGLAVPINRTTRHILGELVASGRVRRAWLGVAGLPVPLPPPLADRLGQKLGLRVVEVVPTSPAGLAGIYLGDILLTAGGTPVQTVQALQRLMLGPAIGKNLPITVLRRNALVDVITIPTELE; translated from the coding sequence ATGGATACCGAACACACGGATGTCGAAGGCCGGGCACTCGACGCCTACAGCCGTGTCGTGACGGGGGTCGCCGCCGCCCTCCTGCCGTCCGTCGCCGCCCTCGGCGTCCGCACCGCCCGGGGTGCCGGCGCCGGCTCGGCGGTCACCTTCACCGACGATGGATTCCTGATCACCAACGCGCACGTGGTGGCCGGCGCCACGGGCGGCACGGCCACGTTCGCCGACGGCACCGAGACCCGTTTCGAGGTGGCCGGCGCGGACGCGCTCTCGGACCTCGCCGTCGTCCGCGTCCATCACCCGAGCGCCCCGGCCGCACCGCTCGGCGACGCCGACGGCCTGCGCATCGGCCAACTGGTCGTCGCCGTCGGCAACCCGATGGGCCTCGCCGGCTCGGTCACCGCCGGGGTGGTCTCCGGCCTCGGCCGCTCCCTGCCCGCCCGCGACGGCCGCCGGGTCCGCATCATCGACGACGTCATCCAGACCGACGCGGCCCTCAACCCGGGAAACTCGGGCGGCGCGCTCGCCGACGCCACCGGCACCGTGGTGGGCGTCAACACGGCGGTCGCGGGCTACGGCCTCGGCCTCGCCGTCCCCATCAACAGAACAACCCGCCACATCCTCGGCGAACTGGTCGCCTCCGGCCGCGTCCGCCGAGCCTGGCTGGGAGTGGCGGGGCTCCCCGTCCCCCTGCCCCCGCCGCTGGCCGACCGCCTGGGCCAGAAACTCGGCCTCCGCGTCGTCGAGGTGGTCCCCACCAGCCCTGCCGGCCTAGCCGGCATCTACCTGGGCGACATCCTGCTCACAGCGGGCGGCACCCCGGTTCAGACCGTCCAGGCTCTGCAACGCCTCATGCTCGGCCCCGCCATCGGCAAGAACCTCCCGATCACGGTCCTCCGCAGGAACGCCCTCGTAGACGTCATCACGATCCCCACCGAGCTCGAATGA
- a CDS encoding ribonuclease Z: MRELTVLGTASQVPTRHRNHNGYLLRWDDEVILFDPGEGTQRQMLMAGLAVTPLRRICITHFHGDHSLGLPGIIQRISLDRVPHPVHVHFPAGGREYLARLRHATSFYDVAQLVEEPVGDGYRTETAAGSLTALPLRHSIETYGYRLVEPDGRRMVPALLAAHGIAGPAIGELQRTGRSGRITLDDVSTPRPGQRFAFVMDTGLCDNVFALAEGADLLVIESTFLAEDAAMAAQVGHLTAGQAASVARQSGVRTLLLTHFSQRYEDSARFLDEARAEFDGDIVLAEDLMRVPVPPRREAGDPGHATGDPRSVTGDPRPAHQSPAVS, translated from the coding sequence ATGCGTGAGCTGACCGTCCTGGGGACGGCGAGCCAGGTGCCCACGCGGCACCGCAACCACAACGGATATCTGCTCCGCTGGGACGACGAGGTGATCCTCTTCGACCCGGGCGAGGGCACCCAGCGGCAGATGCTCATGGCGGGCCTGGCCGTCACGCCGCTGCGCCGCATCTGCATCACGCACTTCCACGGCGACCACTCGCTGGGTCTGCCGGGGATCATCCAGCGGATCTCGCTCGACCGGGTGCCGCATCCGGTGCACGTGCACTTCCCCGCCGGCGGCCGCGAATACCTTGCGCGGCTCCGGCACGCGACCAGTTTCTACGACGTCGCACAGCTCGTCGAGGAGCCCGTCGGCGACGGCTACCGCACGGAGACCGCCGCGGGGTCGCTCACCGCGCTGCCGCTGCGGCACTCGATCGAGACGTACGGTTACCGCCTGGTCGAGCCGGACGGCCGCCGCATGGTCCCCGCGCTGCTCGCCGCGCACGGCATCGCCGGGCCCGCGATCGGAGAGCTGCAGCGGACCGGCCGGTCGGGCCGGATCACCCTGGACGACGTCAGCACCCCGCGGCCCGGCCAGCGGTTCGCCTTCGTCATGGACACCGGCTTGTGCGACAACGTCTTCGCCCTCGCGGAGGGCGCCGATCTGCTCGTCATCGAGTCGACGTTCCTCGCGGAAGACGCCGCGATGGCCGCGCAGGTCGGCCACCTGACCGCGGGCCAGGCCGCGTCGGTGGCCCGGCAGTCGGGGGTACGCACGCTGCTGCTCACCCACTTCTCGCAACGGTACGAGGACAGCGCGCGCTTCCTCGACGAGGCCCGGGCGGAGTTCGACGGCGACATCGTGCTCGCCGAGGACCTGATGCGCGTGCCGGTCCCGCCGCGCCGGGAAGCAGGCGATCCGGGTCACGCCACGGGTGATCCCCGGTCCGTCACCGGTGATCCCCGGCCCGCGCATCAGAGCCCGGCCGTCTCATGA
- the ppk2 gene encoding polyphosphate kinase 2: MQAEEQQSQDDQQPRTDRKALDDQEPQDDESHDDQQAEDDVRTAPYQGPVSELDGYRVADDDDDDPVLLTADGNPVDTWREDYPYHSRLARPEYDHDKRLLQIELLKLQNWCKATGERLVILFEGRDAAGKGGTIKRFMEHLNPRGASVVALEKPNERESTQWYFQRYIKHLPAAGEIVLFDRSWYNRAGVERVMGFCTRAEYLEFMRQAPDLERMLVRSGIHLVKFWFSVSRSEQRTRFAIRQVDPVRQWKLSKMDLESLDKWDDYTEAKEAMFFYTDTADAPWTVVKSNDKKRARLEAMRHVLHRFKYDDKDPDVVGVPDPKIVGPASLAVEGTELSPRVFPRL, from the coding sequence ATGCAGGCCGAGGAACAACAGTCCCAAGACGACCAGCAGCCCCGGACCGACCGGAAGGCTCTGGACGACCAGGAGCCCCAGGACGACGAGTCCCACGACGACCAGCAGGCCGAGGACGACGTGCGGACCGCTCCGTACCAGGGGCCGGTCAGCGAGCTGGACGGCTACCGGGTCGCCGACGACGATGACGACGACCCGGTGCTGCTCACGGCCGACGGCAACCCGGTGGACACGTGGCGCGAGGACTACCCGTACCACTCCCGGCTCGCCCGGCCGGAGTACGACCACGACAAGCGCCTGCTGCAGATCGAGCTGCTCAAGCTCCAGAACTGGTGCAAGGCCACCGGTGAGCGCCTGGTGATCCTCTTCGAGGGACGCGACGCCGCCGGCAAGGGCGGCACGATCAAACGCTTCATGGAACATCTGAACCCACGCGGCGCGTCCGTGGTGGCGCTGGAGAAGCCGAACGAGCGCGAGAGCACCCAGTGGTACTTCCAGCGCTACATCAAGCACCTGCCGGCGGCCGGCGAGATCGTGCTCTTCGACCGGTCCTGGTACAACCGGGCCGGCGTCGAGCGGGTCATGGGCTTCTGCACCCGCGCCGAGTACCTCGAGTTCATGCGCCAGGCCCCGGACCTGGAGCGGATGCTGGTCCGCTCCGGCATTCACCTGGTCAAGTTCTGGTTCTCCGTCTCCCGCAGCGAGCAGCGCACCCGCTTCGCGATCCGGCAGGTCGACCCCGTACGCCAGTGGAAGCTCTCGAAGATGGACCTCGAGTCGCTGGACAAGTGGGACGACTACACCGAGGCGAAGGAGGCGATGTTCTTCTACACGGACACCGCAGACGCCCCGTGGACCGTCGTGAAGAGCAACGACAAGAAGCGGGCCCGGCTCGAGGCCATGCGGCACGTCCTGCACCGCTTCAAGTACGACGACAAGGACCCGGACGTGGTCGGCGTCCCCGACCCGAAGATCGTCGGCCCGGCATCGCTGGCGGTCGAGGGAACCGAGCTCTCCCCCCGGGTGTTTCCGCGGCTCTGA
- a CDS encoding YkvA family protein, giving the protein MAKALRRTAAFTALAKALMAGARGGPSIGKRMAALPRMMKASASGQYDGGMRIAMMAAATAYVVSPIDVVPEMFLWIFGLVDDAAMIAWIAGSVLSETERFLEWEKQRDSVLLGKIVP; this is encoded by the coding sequence ATGGCCAAGGCGCTGCGACGGACCGCCGCGTTCACCGCACTCGCAAAGGCGCTGATGGCGGGCGCGCGCGGTGGACCCTCGATCGGCAAGCGCATGGCGGCGCTGCCCAGGATGATGAAGGCGAGCGCGAGCGGACAGTACGACGGCGGCATGCGGATCGCGATGATGGCCGCCGCGACCGCGTACGTGGTCTCGCCCATCGACGTGGTCCCGGAGATGTTCCTCTGGATCTTCGGGCTGGTCGACGACGCCGCGATGATCGCCTGGATCGCCGGCAGCGTGCTCAGCGAGACCGAGCGGTTCCTCGAGTGGGAGAAGCAACGCGACTCGGTCCTGCTCGGGAAGATTGTGCCCTGA
- a CDS encoding GNAT family N-acetyltransferase, whose amino-acid sequence MSVLLRPAVDTDLAGIGELHHRSRASAYADLLSPAALAFGGPEAMGEWWTERWKWERDTHRLTVATVADELAGFSYLGPSDEEGVAELTAIHAAPEFVGTGVGRALMRDALPALARIADRAALWVLEGNDRARLFYERGGWTPDGNSRIESMGGDTVRLVRYSRPV is encoded by the coding sequence ATGAGCGTGCTGCTCCGACCCGCGGTCGACACGGATCTCGCCGGGATCGGCGAGCTGCATCACCGCTCGCGGGCCTCGGCCTACGCCGACCTGCTCTCCCCCGCCGCGCTCGCCTTCGGCGGTCCCGAGGCCATGGGCGAGTGGTGGACGGAGCGCTGGAAGTGGGAACGCGACACCCATCGGCTCACCGTCGCCACGGTCGCCGACGAGCTGGCCGGCTTCTCCTACCTGGGGCCGAGCGACGAGGAAGGCGTCGCCGAGCTGACGGCGATCCACGCCGCGCCGGAGTTCGTCGGCACCGGGGTCGGCCGGGCACTGATGCGCGATGCGTTGCCCGCGCTGGCCCGCATCGCCGACCGGGCCGCGCTGTGGGTGCTGGAGGGCAACGACCGGGCCCGGCTCTTCTACGAGCGCGGCGGTTGGACGCCGGACGGCAATTCGCGAATCGAGTCGATGGGCGGCGACACCGTCCGCCTGGTGCGCTACTCGCGACCCGTCTGA